The window AAATGGATCAACGactataaatataaacaaaacaaTGGCATACTGAGGATAGTAAGAGGGGCCGAATGCTAAATTACATTCTACTACTTACTTGGTTCCTTCAGTAACAGCAAGGAAACTCCATTTCTTATCATCCCCATAGTAATGTTGTGCCACAACTTCAACTAATGTTTCCAAATCTTTTAGTGCAGATAAGCATAATGGATAAGGAAATGTATAAGGCTCCACAGAGCCTGTAATGTTTTGAGCAGGCGCTGTATCGATTATATGTTCATTGATAGCAGTGATAATGCCTAGAACGGTTGTCACTGCATAAATCATAATTTTTTCAATGAGGCACCAATTTCTACATTGTAGACAAATATTATTGGAGAAAAGAGAGATGATAATTAGATCTCATAAGTCATAAGTCATAAGATTAGTGAAATTTAGGCAACCAAAATATGTATGTGAATTTGGGAATTTGCAGCAACGGGATCTAAGAAGACTTACATCTCTGCCAAGTAAAGTGTTATTATTTTCTAGTAAGAATTTTCAGGATCAACATGAACAAATAATTGAAGTGGAATACCATAATCAGTTTTTACTTCAAATTTAGGAATCCACAGAGAAGTAACTGTTTGAATTGAGATAAAGTCTTGTATAATTGCAGAAATCCAAACAAGTAGCTAAAAGTTACCAAAATTACACAAAACCTGCTTCAGGTCCAATCTCTGATTCTGAGAACCGTTCTGGAAGAAGCCATGTCAAGCCCTGTCCACATTTTTAATCACCCAATGAGATAACAAGCAACACATACAAATACTCAACATAGAACAAACTTCATTCCAAGTTTCAACACAATATGCCCCATAGACTCATATGAAAGGCGAGTTACAATCATAGCAAAAATGAAATTTTCCTTATCATTTGTTTACTCATATTGTGACAATATTTTTATCCTCTTGTTCTTACAGAAGAGCATAAGCATCACAAGATAGCACATTACCACTTAATGtgaattcatattaaaatagCCATTTTGCACAGATTTCTGTGTACTTCAGTGTCATTATATAATTACAAGCACTGAAACTATTAACAACACAATCATGACTTTGTTTACAAATTTTATTACTTGGCTGATTAACAATTAAACATTGGGGTTCATGACTTGCCGTAATCAAAATGATTGACTATATGCAATTAAACATTAGATACATGAATCCAAGTAAGCAaaatgaataaatataaaaaacatgTAACAGCATAATGATCACATTAACATAGCAAAGTAATCATACTAAAATCTCCCTACAAGTTGAAGTTCAAAGTCACATGAACAGCTATATATCTAAACATACTCCTCATGTAAGAACCCTTTGCACTTGGAGCATTAGTATCCACCTTACTCTGCAATTCACCTTTTTTTTAGATATAAACAAAGATCAAATTCTTCACCGCTCGATTATAAATGAATACTATGTCATAAACTATCTAAAACAGATGCTTAAATTCTCATATAAGACCCATAAATAATCACTACAAATCTAATAATATTTCATCAATACTTCCATTTTTaacaccaaattaaaaaaaaaaaaagatagaaagtGAAATTGGTAATCAAAAGCAAAATCTTACATTGGCCAAAGACTCCAACGAGTGCACATAATCTTTGTTCTCTCTGACCCATCTCTTGTAAGCTTCCATAGCCCTTCTTCACTCACTCCCtacaaatttatcaaaaaatagaaaCTTCAAAGGCACCGAATTCGAACCTCCTATGCATAATTTGCAGGTTTCTGAAACGACCCAAATGGCCAAAGGTTCAAACTTTGGACACAGATTGCGCGAATTGAAGATGGGATTTCCAATCACTAAAAACAGGTAACGCAAGGCATTGAGAGGAACGAGGAGGTGTCGTATTTTATGATGAAAATTGAAGATTTGATCTTGACCGTTGATTCCACACTCCCTTTCTGAATCATACACCGTCAGATTGCAAGTgattttatgttagtagaaatgTAGGGTGGagattaaaaattagattttgatcACGCGGTTAAAAGTTGTTGATATATATAAGCTTATGTTAGTATTATAGCGTTGGAATAAAATTGGATTAGCTAGTTGTGAAGAAGGGTTCCTCTTAATAGGGTTTGGTGTTTCTGAATTTCTGAGAAAACATTGTTCAACATGCAACTAACACTGGAATTCGGGTAAGTGTTTATTAATCCTTTTTTTAAATCACttcttgtaattatttttatcaataaatttcctttttctttgtcttttgagtTGCTTATAACTGAGAATGTGAGAATAGGATTTAGGTTTTGGTCATGATTAACAATCTCTCTAGTTAACTTGTATACTTAGgtctccaaaatttgatttttaggaTTGGAGTTTATCTAACATCTGTGAGCTTAGGTGAACTCTCGAGTTTGAATACTTTTCTTATTGGTAATATCCAACAGTATCTGAATGTTGCTGTGGTTGAAATTTTAGCTCTTGATCTTGTTTAGGTTCTTGTTCATCACAAGTAGTTTTCTCCTTGGTCTCTTATATTGTTGTTGTTTGGGGTTTTGTTTATTATGAGTAAAGAATATTTGGATTTTGGATCACATTTATTCATACATAAGCACATAACTATGTTTCACAAGTATGTTTTTAGGGATGAGAAAAATTATTGTCGACATGATTTATgttattttgtgaaaaaaaagcCATATCGAAGTGAACCTTAAGTGTCTTCGTGTGAAATAAGGAGTACATGTTACTGATTGTTGTTTCGAAAATTCTGAAAACTCCTAACATGCTTAAGAATTTAAACAATGTTTGTTCCTGATATTGAATTGACAGGATTCGTTCAGTTACGTTTCCACTTTCCAGTTAATAGATTAAAGCATCAGATgaaaaaaattcattttgagaTATTTCACTGTGTACTATCTTTTGGGTTGTGTTACATTtgtaatcttaattttttttggtgactatttgTAATCTTAATTTGAAATAGGCTTGCTACATTTTAATCTAAACTATTGGAAGCTATTTTATAAATAGGTTTTCAAATTGGTTTTTCACTGTTTTAGCTAAACACTGCTGAGTTTTATACAGCGTCGTGTTCAAATAATTGTTCTGTTAGAACCTGGAAGTTTTGTCTGCTATATTAAGATGCGTGTTCATGTTTCCATTACAGAGGGGGATTGGAGCTTCTTTGTGACTCTAAGAAAATTCACAATGTCAATGTTGAAAACCAAAATGGAGAGGACAAGGTAATGCATGACTTAAAATATTAACGAAATAAGATATGCATGAAGCCGCTTTTATGATTGACATTCTTTTAagattcttttcttcttgtttctcaGCTAACTATGAAAGATTTGCTTTCTTGGGTGCGGACCAACTTGATTAAGGAGAGGCCTGAAATGTTCATGAAAGGAGATACCGTGTAAGTTTAATAACATAAATTGATCTTAGTTTTGCATTGCAAACAATTAATCATGTTCATCACTCATGCATGCACCTTGAATTCTTTAGTGGACAAGAGGAGAGACAATTGAGTTATGCTTAAGCTAACTTACGATTCGGGAAAAAATGCAATTGTTAATTGATCCCTGAACTTTAGCACGTATGCATTTTAAATCACATACTTTCAGAATTTACATTTGACACCTTCGGTTAACTTTTGGAAGCGAAATTTATAGAAACCTTTTCTGAACCATTAGTATACTTTAAGAGTGTCAAATTATACATTTTGAAAGTTTAAGGTGTAAAATGCTAAAGTCAGTTACTAAAGTTCCATCTACATATAATTTGAAGTATTATCAATTTTGATCATTACACGTGTGTTGAAGTTTGATAATTATTTCCGCTTTCTGCTGTTCGTGATGCAGGCGACCTGGAGTTCTTGTCCTTGTGAACGATTGTGATTGGGAGCTATCTGGTCAGCTGAATACATCACTAGAAGAGAAAGATGTGGTAGTTTTCATATCAACTTTGCATGGTGGCTAATCACTACTATGgaagatcatcatcatcatcatcatcatcatcatcatctagttGATGAAGTAATTGTTATTGATATACATACACGGTTTTTGAACTCATTAGTGAACCATTTACATGATAAGTAAAATTTTGGCATTCTAATGGGGGAATCCATTTACTGTGCTAACTATGCCATATGGGTTGAACATTATATCCTTTTGTATGACATTGAGAAAGTAATATTTACTTTTTGTTCCAAGAGCACCTTGATGATgaattatccttttttttttggtataaacTTGTGAAACATATCTTTGGACAAATGTATATATTTGAACTCTAAAAATTGGGGTTTTGTGAACATCAAATCCAATCCAACGACGAAAAATAAGAATTCAGTATCTTGAagttcctttttcttttgtttcttttagcTGGTTTCATAATGAATGTTGGGGTGTTTACTCAAATTTTCAATGACTGATAATGCTCAACCTAAGTCCTCAAAATGCGTAATTTTGATGTGGTaacttgaaaaataatttaacatgGTTTAAATAGAAATATTTATATAAGTATGTATATGATAATAATGACCTTGCTTATGACTAAGTAGTTCCCTTTTTATAGTAGaccaaacaaattttttttttttctgctgggGTTGTAGTAGTTACTACTTACTAGTTAGTTCTTACTTTGAACTGAAAaatgagtttagttttttaaaatttttgtgaaaTTGAAAGCGTATAGGTCGTGTATGATATTGTGAGAAGGTGTTGGAGTTGTATTAAATAGGCTCAAAGAGGAAGCCCATTGTTAAAAGGCAAaggaaaaaaaaccaaaataagtAGTAGGGAAGCCCAAGTCCATTAAAATGAAGATATAATAAAGAGATGTTGAGAGTGGGATTTGAACCCACGCCCTTTCGGACCAGAACCTTAATCTGGCGCCTTAGACCAACTCGGCCATCTCAACTTGATATTATTGTAGCTGATAAAGTTCTTTATGTATTAGTATTTTCTggtagattaattatttttggtgTAAGCACTTGCACGAAGTTAATTGAAGCAGTTTAAAAAAATGGTTCTCTAAATGATATTCTTACTCTTAAAATCATGTAAAACATCATATGAGGGAATATAGATTGCATGGAATTaccttattattgttattgtcattATTATTACATAGCTTAATTTGCTTTCTAGACTAAAAAGATATCAACTGAAATTAGTTAGAACACCGTTAAACatgtcattaatttttttttattttgtcaaatTTATCGGTATTCTCTTACAAAAGTAATCCCAGTTAAGCATTGAAAATCCCatcaaataataagaaaaatgtcACTTTCTTGAGAACTAAGTTCTTACTTCATTAACAATATGGTAAATATACATTGTACTATTCTTTCTGCAAGTTGTTTACAATGTGAATTTACATATTTACAAGCACATATGTTACCAAAAGTTAATAAAGTTACTACCATTCACATAGCACACTTTGGAAGTTTAATTTCACCCCAAAAAATAAGTGAGCAAAATTTAACCATCATCAGAAATTTGAAGCAGAAGCAAGACCAAACATCATTTTATCATGTGTCAAGCTTTTAAAAAAAAGTCACACACAAGAAAATTTTCTACCAATAACAAACTAGAGTTATTATTTTGCATGTCACTTTTACTTGGAATTTGAAGCAACCTAAACTAAAGTATATTGATATGAAAGTGTCCAACTCAAAAATCTGTGATATACAAgtgaagaataaaagaatattCATGAAACAACTTGGACTAACCtctgttttttttccttttcttttctttttctctttgttGTTTACATGAGAAAGCTACTTCTAAGTTGtaacattaataaaataaatagaatgaaTAAAAAGAATGTGGACCAAAAATGCCTATTATTCATTAATGGAAGATCCGTCAAGCCTTCTCCTTTCTGATTATGGCCAACTGTTCTTCCGCCTCGCTTAGCTGCTGCTTTAGTCCCAATACCCTGCGCTCTAACCGCTCCTCTGGGTCTGTACTACATGGTGGTTGATACGGTGTTTTAAAATGTTTTGAAAATGCTTTCAGAGCTTCAACGCCAGTAACCTATAATGTGCACTTCCTAGTTAAAGGTTGACATAAACAAGGTACTATATATGTATGCTCCATGTAACAACTTTTAAGGAATAAACTTAGTGTATTTTACACCCTAAACTTTCTTAATTCGCAATCCAACAATTTTAAGGTGTCAAACGGTGTGAAAAAGACCTTTAGTTAACTTTCATTCCCTACAAAATCACATGTTCATGTGAAAAGTGTTCTATGAACACAATTACCCTTTGAAGAAGAGAAAGTTTGGAAGAAAAGTTAATTGAATGTCCTTTTTTGCATCGTTTGACAACTTTAGAGTGTCAAATTGCAAAGTTTAGGGTATAAAATGCACATGAGCCGTTGTTCACTTTGGGGGTTGCAATTGAATATTCTCTAGATTCTATGATATGACAGTATGACATCCTCTGAGCCATGTAACCAacttagttgttattgttacaTATATGCATCGATCGTCCCTGAATATCATTATCAACAATACAACAAGTGAACGACTTACCTCTTCTGGGAGTAATGGCAACTTGGTGATGTGAAAGTCATCATACAATTCATAAAATTGATTCAGATATTTCTGTTGCATTTTCATTCTTGCTTGAAGTAACTTGGATTCAACATCTACAAGGACAAACAGTTTAGCAGACAGTATACATACACACATAGAATTTCACTAACTTCCGATGAACTCGTTCTAAACGATATGACAAGCACACTACCTTCTTCGTCATGGATTACttgattaataataatattgtgtGTGTCTATCTCAAACTTTGCAAGTTGTTGAACCAATCTCTCTGTTTCATAAAGTGAGAGGAATTCCGGAATGCAAACACAGACGAAAGTTGTCATGTCCTGTGATCAAAAGAAGTATAACAGAGATTAATTGGAAGAAGATTATTGGTACCGTACTTGGTGACTAATACAACGCCAAGCATATAAGAATTAccgtaaataattaaaatatggtaATTAGAACGCTTTAGTTGATCACATTAATTGTCAAACGAAGAGAGCTAAAACAAGATTCCCAAGCCTTAAAAGAACATCTAATTTGGTGAAGAGGAGAAAAATCATTATGTTAAAAACAATTAATAACAGACATTAAATGGAGTAAATACCGGATCTTTGAATTGCTGGTTAACTTGTTCAATTACATCCTTCATGCCTTCAAGCCTCCCAAGAATTGCATCATCACCAAAATCATCACCCATACCAAACATACGAGTCATCTGTGGtgtaaatttaaaaaagtttCCTATTACACTATGGATGTTGAAGCAAACAAACTCGTACTATCCGATGAAAAATCAAACAATATTCCACTCAGCagatatataattattgaaaagaaataatattaataacaaaataactCATCATGCATCAAAAGATGGCTAGAGAACCATCTacctataaaagaaaaaataaagaaaaaatatgatgAAAGAACAAAATCCTGTTATCAGATAAATCTTCTATATGTTAGAAATAGGTCAAGGTCATCACAGTATTAGAAACATAACCAGAATGTAATCAACTTCTAACTAGTGGATGAAATATCATGTGATGAAGAAAAGAAGTATTAAGTTCATACCTGATTAAGCAATCCACCAAATTTGCTTTTCAAAGACATCATTTTTGCAAGGCCCTTCTCTAAAACAGATGGGAATTGCAATAGTCTGAGTGTATGGCCAGTGGGAGCAGTATCAAATACTATTACAGAATAATCCAGTGTCTGCACCAATCTGTAAGTTATTATATGTCAACAGAGGCTTATCAAATGAAAACTAATTTAGAAGGTAGTTAAAAGAAATTGTTTAACATGATTAAGAGTCAAAGTAATCTTACTTTAGCATCTCCGCGAAGCTCATGGCCTCATCGATTCCAGGAATTGCACCAGCTAACTCTGAGAACCATTTTTCCATCCCATCAGAGCCTGAGGGGTTCTCTTGTTCAGCCACAGGATCCACCTCCTGCAAAGGATCAAAATTTCAGAATAtaattacaaaaaagaaaaaccgAAACGAATTCCTGCATATCAGGTTCCTAAGAAAGCCTTAGACAACATGGGCATGATCAAATTCATCAAAAGCCTAAACTTTtactaataatagtaataaatcaAATTACATGACATGTTTTTGCAACATAATCCGGAAGAACTAACAACTTAAAATGGCCATGTTGAAATTCATCAGAAGGCATGCTTTTTTAATTAAGAATGGAAAAAATCATATCATCCAATCACAAAGCATCAAATGAGATGATTTAGAACCGTGAGCAAAAGAATTACAACAAGAGACATGctcaaattcataaaaaatacatGGTTTTGAAGCATGGACCAATAGAAATGACATGATGGGCATGCTCAAATTCATGAAAAGACATAAACTTtcattaataataacaataaacataataaatcatattacagaaggaacaaagcatcacAAAAAACATGGCTTTGAAGCATGAATGCAGATAGATAGCATGCATAGTTAGTACCATGGCATAGAGATTGGTGAAACCGTTGACAAGAATAGGGGTGTGAGTGAACTTCTGCTGGAAAGCATCGCTAAGATTGTGAGCAGGGTCGGTTGAGATGATGAGAACGGAGGATCTAACTTGGGAGAGGAGGACGGAGATGATGGAGCTGCATGTTGTTTTTCCAACTCCCCCTTTTCCTCCAACGAACACCCACTTCAGTGTCTCTTCTTCTAGAATGTTCCTCACCGTACCTTCCACCTCCGAAGTCTTCTCCATTCTATGATTATATAACAAACACACccacttctctctctctttctttctgtgATGTGGTTTTTGGTTTGATGATTGAATGAATGAATCTTGGGAAAGAGAGAGAAGACCGGGGTGGTTCGTTTTCTGTTATTGTGTGTGGTTGTTTGTTTATGAAGAAATCTAAGCTGAGAAAAGTGAACTTTTATATGTTCCTTTCTCAGATTCTGGAAATATTCAAGGGGAAATGGAAATCTTAcctgaaaatatattttacttttgttCTGAAAAAATGGGAGAAAAATGAAGGAAGAaaccaatttttattatttttctgttctaattaaaaataatttcatgaattaaaatcgtcctttataTGGTTTTAATAGTTCTATGTaaccaataaattataatttaaataatataattttttcatactCACCTAAAATTTATGGGTTCGAATTTCActcttaacttaaaaaaaaaaataatcctaTAAATATGGACAAATCGCAGGTAATATGAATTATTAATGTGGTTTTAATtacaccaaataataataataataataataataataataataatttattattattattattattattttcgtgtATATTCTTttgtagattttttatttttgatattaaaagtgatttataaaaaaatgcGATAAGATAAAAAACAATcttttataccataaaaaatacaaaaaatgtgTGCATAAGAAATAATAATGTAAACATCAGGTTTTTTtccctaaaaaaatattttaaaatttttttaagaattagaTGAGAAATCTAATAAGTTTAGCTTGAATTCCAAGTGTATATATAGCATATATAAATGAAATAGCTATAGCCTGTATATAGGCCTAGGGTGTTTGCGATTTTgagataagaaaagaaaatggctaTATGAATAGCATATGTTGCATTTTATATTGAGCTCAATAATAGAAGAGTTTCACATTCTCTATATATAGTAACGTATAATTTATAAGACAGTTCAATGTTCATATgcatatatacattaaaaaactaaaactaataataataataataataataataataacaaattgaACACAGCCTTTGATAAAAtaatcttcatcatcttcttcgaCTCTCTTCCCTTTCTTAATCCTATCAACACTGAATATAATGAATTGACATCTTTCGTTTATGTTACGGCATGGCCCAAAACTCGCGCGGGCCAATCCGATCCGAGTCCTCGCCGGCCCAGTGGTGCGTCCTccacccgacccggacacgcgtcccgtacggctcGGACACAGCCGTGGGACAACACCTTTGAGGGTATGGGCCTGCCCATTGGaagggcccactactgacatgtatataagggggagactggctctccccccaaggtacgtcacattcaCGCATCATTTCCTctccgcctgcacatattctgacaagggcgtcggagtgtctttgcaggtggcacccccctcttCCATCAgaagtgctcgggacctcgcTCACCCGGAACCAGGAAACCACGACCAGACGAGCTTCTCCACCATCCGAAGCGTTGACCTCAGGGTCCTAatccgaaccgtccggtacccgacctaccgaacattggcgccgtctgtggggactcgtTCATGGATTTCGTGCTGGTCCAGACTGGGACTGGTTCCGAGGTAGCGCCTCCCATTCTCGGGGGAGGCGCCGTCGCGACGGAATCCCGGCAGCAGCAACGGTCGCCCCCGAGGGATGCGACGCAGACTCACGAGAGACGCCCCTTCGGGGGACGGGTGACAACCACGCCAGGATAATGCAAGAACTACGCCACAGAATGCAGGACTTAGAGCGCAGGTTAGCAGAAAGAGAGCGCGACCAACGCTCCCCAGAGCGGAGCCCCACCCGTTCCCGTTCAAGAAGCCGCTCGAGGCGCACGCCGAGCCCCCAATACGAGTCGGAGAGCACTGGGGAACGGGTACGTCCCAGAAGAAGAAGTCGCGACCCCATTATCTACGCCCGACACGAAAGGCGGCGCGCGTCGAACAGAGGCAACGAGGAAGCCCACCGCGAGAACAATGAGTCGAGAAGAACTGCCCGAGGACCCGTCATAATAGGGGCGACCCCTTTCCACCGCTCTGTACTCGAGGTCCGACTACCAAAACATTTCGACAAGCCGACAGACATGAAGTATGACGGAACGCAAGACCCCCTGGAACACttgacggccttcgaggccaggatgaacatAGAAGGGGTGGGAGACGAGATTAGATGTCGCGCTTTCCCGGTCACCTTAGCGGGCCCGGCAATACGGTGGTTTAACAACCTCCCGCAAGGCTCGGTGACCCAATTCTCAGACATCCGCCGCGCCTTCTTGGCTCAGTTCACAACTAGGATTGTCAAAGCCAAACACCCAATCAATTTGCTGGGGGTGACCCAGAGACCCGGAGAGCCGACCAGGAAGTACCTGGACCGTTTTAATGACGAGTGCTTGGAAATTGACGATCTGACGGACTCAGTGGCAAGTTTGTGCTTAACGAACGGGCTCTCGAATGAGGATTTCAGGAAACACCTCACCACGAAGCCCGTCTGGACGATGCAAGAGATCCAGGGCGTGGCCAAAGAATACATTaatgacgaggaagtcagccgagttgtggctgccaataaacggcagcccgCCTACAACCAACCCCAGCACTTCGAAGCCAgagaaagaccaaaggaacacGCCAAGGACGGCGGTCCGAGCAAACCATCCAAACCGTTCCCCCGAGTTGGGAGgttcaccaactacaccccccttACGGCATCGATCActgaagtttaccaacagatagcagaaaaggggatactgtcgaagcccc is drawn from Arachis hypogaea cultivar Tifrunner chromosome 12, arahy.Tifrunner.gnm2.J5K5, whole genome shotgun sequence and contains these coding sequences:
- the LOC112728383 gene encoding ubiquitin-related modifier 1 homolog 2 — protein: MQLTLEFGGGLELLCDSKKIHNVNVENQNGEDKLTMKDLLSWVRTNLIKERPEMFMKGDTVRPGVLVLVNDCDWELSGQLNTSLEEKDVVVFISTLHGG
- the LOC112728384 gene encoding ATPase GET3A, with the translated sequence MEKTSEVEGTVRNILEEETLKWVFVGGKGGVGKTTCSSIISVLLSQVRSSVLIISTDPAHNLSDAFQQKFTHTPILVNGFTNLYAMEVDPVAEQENPSGSDGMEKWFSELAGAIPGIDEAMSFAEMLKLVQTLDYSVIVFDTAPTGHTLRLLQFPSVLEKGLAKMMSLKSKFGGLLNQMTRMFGMGDDFGDDAILGRLEGMKDVIEQVNQQFKDPDMTTFVCVCIPEFLSLYETERLVQQLAKFEIDTHNIIINQVIHDEEDVESKLLQARMKMQQKYLNQFYELYDDFHITKLPLLPEEVTGVEALKAFSKHFKTPYQPPCSTDPEERLERRVLGLKQQLSEAEEQLAIIRKEKA